Proteins encoded by one window of Macaca fascicularis isolate 582-1 chromosome 10, T2T-MFA8v1.1:
- the RRBP1 gene encoding ribosome-binding protein 1 isoform X6, whose product MWPRAQRHQNKRLLPRRSLVQRKKVSLEMAAEKAKAAAGEAKVKKQLVAREQEITAVQARMQASYREHVKEVQQLQGKIRTLQEQLENGPNTQLARLQQENSILRDALNQATSQVESKQNAELAKLRQELSKVSKELVEKTEAARQDEQQRKALEAKAAAFEKQVLQLQASHRESEEALQKRLDEVSRELCRAQSSHASLRADAEKAQEQQQQMAELHSKLQSSEAEVRSKCEELSGLHGQLQEARAENSQLTERIRSIEALLEAGQARDAQDAQASRAEADQQQTRLKELESQVSGLEKEATELREAVEQQKVKNNDLREKNWKAMEALATAEQACKEKLHSLTQAKEESEKQLHLIEAQTMEALLTLLPELSVLAQQNYTEWLQDLKEKGPTLLKHLPAPAEPSSDLASKLREAEEAQSTLQAECDQYRSILAETEGMLRDLQKSVEEEEQVWRAKVGAAEEELQKSRVTVKHLEEIVEKLKGELESSDQVREHTSHLEAELEKHMAAASAECQNYAKEVAGLRQLLLESQSQLDAAKSEAQKQSDELALLKTQLERTEAILEDEQTQRQKLTAEFEEAQTSACRLQEELEKLRTAGPLESSETEEASQLKERLEKEKKLTSDLGRAATKLQELLKTTQEQLAREKDTVKKLQEQLEKTEDGSSSKEGTSV is encoded by the exons GAGATGGCAGCGGAAAAGGCCAAAGCGGCAGCCGGGGAGGCCAAAGTGAAAAAGCAGCTGGTGGCCCGGGAGCAGGAGATCACGGCCGTGCAGGCGCGCATGCAGGCCAGCTACCGGGAGCACGTGAAGGAGGTGCAGCAGCTGCAGGGCAAG ATCCGGACTCTTCAGGAGCAGCTGGAGAATGGCCCCAACACGCAGCTGGCCCGCCTGCAGCAGGAGAACTCCATCCTGCGGGATGCCTTGAACCAGGCCACAAGCCAGGTGGAGAGCAA GCAGAACGCAGAGCTGGCCAAGCTCCGGCAGGAACTCAGCAAGGTCAGCAAAGAGCTGGTGGAGAAGACGGAGGCTGCGCGGCAAGATGAACAGCAGCGAAAAGCTCTGGAAGCCAAGGCAGCTGCCTTCGAGAAGCAGGTCCTGCAGCTGCAG GCATCCCACAGGGAGAGTGAGGAGGCCCTGCAGAAGCGTCTGGATGAGGTCAGCCGGGAGCTGTGCCGCGCGCAGAGCAGCCACGCCAGCCTCCGGGCGGACGCAGAGAAGGCCCAGGAGCAACAGCAGCAGATGGCCG AGCTGCACAGCAAGTTACAGTCCTCTGAGGCGGAGGTGCGCAGCAAATGCGAGGAGCTGAGTGGTCTCCACGggcagctccaggaggccagggcGGAGAACTCCCAGCTCACAGAGAGAATCCGTTCCATTGAGGCCCTGCTGGAGGCAGGCCAGGCGCGGGACGCCCAGGACGCCCAG GCCAGCCGGGCGGAGGCTGACCAGCAGCAGACTCG CCTCAAGGAGCTGGAGTCCCAGGTGTCGGGTCTGGAGAAGGAGGCCACCGAGCTCAGGGAGGCCGTCGAGCAGCAGAAAGTGAAGAACAAT GACCTCCGGGAGAAGAACTGGAAGGCCATGGAGGCGCTGGCCACGGCCGAGCAGGCCTGCAAGGAGAAGCTTCACTCCCTGACCCAGGCCAAG gaGGAATCGGAGAAGCAGCTCCACCTGATTGAGGCACAGACCATGGAGGCCCTGCTGACTCTGCTCCCAGAACTCTCTGTCTTGGCACAACAG AATTACACCGAGTGGCtgcaggatctcaaagagaaaGGCCCCACGCTGCTGAAGCACCTGCCAGCTCCCGCGGAGCCCTCCTCA GACCTGGCCTCCAAGTTgagggaggccgaggaggcacaGAGCACGCTGCAGGCCGAGTGTGACCAGTACCGCAGCATCCTGGCGGAGACG GAGGGCATGCTCAGAGACCTGCAGAAGAgcgtggaggaggaggagcaggtgtgGAGGGCCAAGGTGGGCGCCGCGGAGGAGGAGCTCCAGAAG TCACGGGTTACAGTGAAACATCTCGAAGAGATTGTAGAGAAGCTAAAAGGAGAACTTGAAAGTTCGGACCAG GTGAGGGAGCACACGTCCCATTTGGAGGCAGAGCTGGAAAAGCACATGGCAGCCGCCAGCGCCGAGTGCCAGAACTACGCCAAGGAGGTGGCAGGG CTGAGGCAACTTCTCCTAGAATCTCAATCTCAGCTTGATGCAGCCAAGAGCGAAGCCCAGAAACAGAGTGATGAGCTTGCCCTG CTGAAGACGCAACTGGAGCGGACAGAAGCCATCCTGGAGGATGAGCAGACGCAGCGGCAGAAGCTCACGGCCGAGTTTGAGGAG GCTCAGACCTCGGCGTGCCGGTTACAAGAAGAGTTGGAGAAGCTCCGCACAGCCGGCCCCCTGGAGTCTTCAGAAACAGAGGAGGCCTCCCAGCtgaag GAGAgactagaaaaagagaagaagttAACAAGTGACCTGGGACGCGCTGCCACCAAACTGCAGGAGCTTCTGAAGACGACCCAGGAGCAGCTGGCAAGGGAGAAGGACACAGTGAAGAAGCTGCAGGAACAGCTGGAAAAGACA GAGGACGGCAGCAGCTCAAAGGAGGGCACCTCTGTCTGA
- the RRBP1 gene encoding ribosome-binding protein 1 isoform X5, with protein sequence MWPRAQRHQNKRLLPRRSLVQRKKVSLEMAAEKAKAAAGEAKVKKQLVAREQEITAVQARMQASYREHVKEVQQLQGKIRTLQEQLENGPNTQLARLQQENSILRDALNQATSQVESKQNAELAKLRQELSKVSKELVEKTEAARQDEQQRKALEAKAAAFEKQVLQLQASHRESEEALQKRLDEVSRELCRAQSSHASLRADAEKAQEQQQQMAELHSKLQSSEAEVRSKCEELSGLHGQLQEARAENSQLTERIRSIEALLEAGQARDAQDAQASRAEADQQQTRLKELESQVSGLEKEATELREAVEQQKVKNNDLREKNWKAMEALATAEQACKEKLHSLTQAKEESEKQLHLIEAQTMEALLTLLPELSVLAQQNYTEWLQDLKEKGPTLLKHLPAPAEPSSDLASKLREAEEAQSTLQAECDQYRSILAETEGMLRDLQKSVEEEEQVWRAKVGAAEEELQKSRVTVKHLEEIVEKLKGELESSDQVREHTSHLEAELEKHMAAASAECQNYAKEVAGLRQLLLESQSQLDAAKSEAQKQSDELALVRQQLSEMKSHVEDGDIAGAPASSPEAPPAQQDPAQLKTQLERTEAILEDEQTQRQKLTAEFEEAQTSACRLQEELEKLRTAGPLESSETEEASQLKERLEKEKKLTSDLGRAATKLQELLKTTQEQLAREKDTVKKLQEQLEKTEDGSSSKEGTSV encoded by the exons GAGATGGCAGCGGAAAAGGCCAAAGCGGCAGCCGGGGAGGCCAAAGTGAAAAAGCAGCTGGTGGCCCGGGAGCAGGAGATCACGGCCGTGCAGGCGCGCATGCAGGCCAGCTACCGGGAGCACGTGAAGGAGGTGCAGCAGCTGCAGGGCAAG ATCCGGACTCTTCAGGAGCAGCTGGAGAATGGCCCCAACACGCAGCTGGCCCGCCTGCAGCAGGAGAACTCCATCCTGCGGGATGCCTTGAACCAGGCCACAAGCCAGGTGGAGAGCAA GCAGAACGCAGAGCTGGCCAAGCTCCGGCAGGAACTCAGCAAGGTCAGCAAAGAGCTGGTGGAGAAGACGGAGGCTGCGCGGCAAGATGAACAGCAGCGAAAAGCTCTGGAAGCCAAGGCAGCTGCCTTCGAGAAGCAGGTCCTGCAGCTGCAG GCATCCCACAGGGAGAGTGAGGAGGCCCTGCAGAAGCGTCTGGATGAGGTCAGCCGGGAGCTGTGCCGCGCGCAGAGCAGCCACGCCAGCCTCCGGGCGGACGCAGAGAAGGCCCAGGAGCAACAGCAGCAGATGGCCG AGCTGCACAGCAAGTTACAGTCCTCTGAGGCGGAGGTGCGCAGCAAATGCGAGGAGCTGAGTGGTCTCCACGggcagctccaggaggccagggcGGAGAACTCCCAGCTCACAGAGAGAATCCGTTCCATTGAGGCCCTGCTGGAGGCAGGCCAGGCGCGGGACGCCCAGGACGCCCAG GCCAGCCGGGCGGAGGCTGACCAGCAGCAGACTCG CCTCAAGGAGCTGGAGTCCCAGGTGTCGGGTCTGGAGAAGGAGGCCACCGAGCTCAGGGAGGCCGTCGAGCAGCAGAAAGTGAAGAACAAT GACCTCCGGGAGAAGAACTGGAAGGCCATGGAGGCGCTGGCCACGGCCGAGCAGGCCTGCAAGGAGAAGCTTCACTCCCTGACCCAGGCCAAG gaGGAATCGGAGAAGCAGCTCCACCTGATTGAGGCACAGACCATGGAGGCCCTGCTGACTCTGCTCCCAGAACTCTCTGTCTTGGCACAACAG AATTACACCGAGTGGCtgcaggatctcaaagagaaaGGCCCCACGCTGCTGAAGCACCTGCCAGCTCCCGCGGAGCCCTCCTCA GACCTGGCCTCCAAGTTgagggaggccgaggaggcacaGAGCACGCTGCAGGCCGAGTGTGACCAGTACCGCAGCATCCTGGCGGAGACG GAGGGCATGCTCAGAGACCTGCAGAAGAgcgtggaggaggaggagcaggtgtgGAGGGCCAAGGTGGGCGCCGCGGAGGAGGAGCTCCAGAAG TCACGGGTTACAGTGAAACATCTCGAAGAGATTGTAGAGAAGCTAAAAGGAGAACTTGAAAGTTCGGACCAG GTGAGGGAGCACACGTCCCATTTGGAGGCAGAGCTGGAAAAGCACATGGCAGCCGCCAGCGCCGAGTGCCAGAACTACGCCAAGGAGGTGGCAGGG CTGAGGCAACTTCTCCTAGAATCTCAATCTCAGCTTGATGCAGCCAAGAGCGAAGCCCAGAAACAGAGTGATGAGCTTGCCCTG GTCAGGCAGCAGTTGAGTGAAATGAAGAGCCACGTAGAGGATGGTGACATAGCTGGGGCCCCAGCTTCCTCCCCAGAGGCCCCCCCAGCCCAGCAGGACCCTGCTCAG CTGAAGACGCAACTGGAGCGGACAGAAGCCATCCTGGAGGATGAGCAGACGCAGCGGCAGAAGCTCACGGCCGAGTTTGAGGAG GCTCAGACCTCGGCGTGCCGGTTACAAGAAGAGTTGGAGAAGCTCCGCACAGCCGGCCCCCTGGAGTCTTCAGAAACAGAGGAGGCCTCCCAGCtgaag GAGAgactagaaaaagagaagaagttAACAAGTGACCTGGGACGCGCTGCCACCAAACTGCAGGAGCTTCTGAAGACGACCCAGGAGCAGCTGGCAAGGGAGAAGGACACAGTGAAGAAGCTGCAGGAACAGCTGGAAAAGACA GAGGACGGCAGCAGCTCAAAGGAGGGCACCTCTGTCTGA